The segment ACGGGCCGCGCGCAGAAATCGCGCACCGCGGCGATCCCGTAGCGCTGAAACGCGTTCTGGCTCATCCGGAGCGCGTCCTCGACCAGTGGAATGAGATCGATCTCCTCCGTCACGCCCGAGATCCTCGCATAGTTCTGCTGCATCGTGACGATTTCCTTGATGTGATCGATGTTGCGGCGGACGAGCTCGAGTTCCTCGACGATCTTCTGCTGCTCGGTGACGAGTTCGCCGCTCAACGCGCCGAGATAGGCGGGGATTTTTCGGCCGCGGGCATCAGAGGTGAGGAATTCGCTCAGGTTGCCGCTGTGCTCCTGGAGCAGGTCCACGATGCGTGCGAGATTGACCGCTTTGGAGCGCCGCACGTGGTCGGCCGCCATGGAAGCGGACACGTTCACGCTGTTGAGCACGTTGCCGACGTTGTGGAGCACGCCGGTGGCGACCTCGGCCATGCCTGCCTTGCGCGAGATGGTGAGCAGCTGGTTGTTCAACTCCTCGCGCTCCGCCTCGACCTCCTTGCGTTCCGTGATGTCCTGCGAAATGCCGATCAACCCGACGATCTGGCCGCGGCGATCGCGCAACGGCACCTTCGTGGTCGCCAGCCAGCAGGGATGACCGTTGATGCTGCTGGGCTCCTCATGCAGGATAAGCGGCTCACCCGTCTGCAACACGCGCTGATCGTCCTCCGCGTAGCGTTCGGCGATCTCGCGTGGGTAAATGTCGAAGTCGGTGCGGCCGACGACGGCGAGCCCGTCGTCCACGCCGAGCAGCCGCGCATGCGGCGCGTTGCTGACCACGAACTTCCCGAGGGCGTTCTTGACGTAGAGGTAGACGGGCAGGTTGTCGATCAGCGTGCGGAGCAGCTTGCGCTCCTCGGCGAGGACTTCCTCGGACCGCTGGCGCTCGCCGATCTCGAGTCGCAGATCCTGCGTGCGCGCCGCCACGCGGGCCTCAAGATCGCTGTTCGCGCGCTGCAACGCGGTCTCGGCCCGATGCAGCTGGGAGTTTTTGCGGGCGAGGAGCGCGAGCGAAACCAGCGCGGTCGCGACGATTCCCAACAGCAGGGCGACAATCCACAGCACGCGCGAGGCTGTCCACCACGGCGGGCGCTCCAGCACCTGCACGTCCGCAGGGGACTGCAACTCGAGCCGGATGGCGTGCGGCTGCCGGTATTCGTCGAGCAGCACGCGATAGACCCCGGTGAGTTCGAGCAGACTGCCCAACTCGAGCGGCCGATCGCTCGGCCCGCTCCACGCCGCCTCAAACAGCGTGCGTCCGCGCTGGAGCTGGAGTTTGGTGTTTTCCGGCGTGGCGGCCTGGTCCAGCAGCCGGCCGCGCACGCTCACGCTGGTGCCGTCCAGCGCCGGGTTCGGCGGGTCGAGCTCGGTGAGCGCCACGGCGTGGGTCGCCGGTGCAGGGCCCGTGCCGGTGCGGTGATAAACCGCATCGCGCATGATCAACCGCATGCCCTCATGGCCGGGAAAGCCCACCACGTTGACGCGATCGCCGGGCTGCAGCGGATCCCGCTGCCGGCTGAGGACGAGCAGATGGTCGTCGCCCTCCTCGAGATAAAGTAAGACTCCGGGTCGATGCAGTGCGACGACGCCGGAAACCTGCACGCGCCGGTGGAGCTGGCCGGCGGAGCCGATCTGCAGCAGGCTGCCAATGGGTTGTTTCGGAGTGGCGAAGAGGTCCGCGGGAGCGGGCTCGCGCACTTCGATGAATTCCTGGCCAGGCACCCACAGCCGGGCGCCGACGAGTTGCCGGCGGTCGTTCACCACCACGTCGCACACCGCACGGAGATCGACCAGCGCACCCACCAGCCCGTGGTCCGGCGGCAGTGCCGGCACATGCGCCACCAACTCACCGCCGGGCGTGGTGAGCTCGACCTGCGCCAACCCGTCGCGGGGTTCCTCGACCGATCGCACATAGCCGCGGAGCTCGATCCACTCGCCATACTTGGTCCCCGCCAACGCCTGTTCGAAGGTCACCCGTTCCGGCGTGGGCAACGTCTGCCCGAGCCCGGTCGTCCATCGCTCCGCCGCAATGACCGGCGCGTAGTCGCCCGATTGGGTTGCGCCGGTGACGACCACGCCCATGGCCAGCTTCGGGCGCTCGATCGAGGAATCCGGCGGCAGCTGCACCCGCACGCCGCCGGTGGCATCCTGCAGGAAGAACCAGCTGCCGGACGGATCGATCCAAGTGACGACGCCCTGCAGTTCGGCGGGATAACCGCGTGCGGCCTCGGCGGGTGCCAGCTGGCGAACCTGCTCGGTCATGCGAAGTCGCGCCTTCACCGCCCGCAGGCCAGGAGACAGCGGTTCGTTGACGGTCGCGGCACGTGGGCGGACTACGCTCCGCAGCAGGCGTGGTTCCACGCCGACGACGTCCGGATAGCCGATCGCCTCCACCTCGGCGCCGGTGGGGAGCACGTTCGGCTGACGCGTGAACAGCCGCACCTGTCCCGTTTCGTCCCGCACGGTCAGCGACTGCCCGGGCTCCTGCGCGCGCACCGTGCCTGCAATCCGGACCAGTTGATCCCGCGGAACGCGGCCCAGAGCCTCGATGTTCGTGCGGGTCAGCGTGAAGCGGTAGTCGTCGTCGAGCCACGACTGCAGCTCGATGTGGCTGGGGCTTACGATCCACATCTCGATGAAAGGCTGTTTCTGCGCCGTGTCGAATTTCGCGGCGAAGACGCCGCGCATCCGCACATACGCGCCGCGCCATTGGGGAATCGGCTGGCTCGCGTCGACGTGCACATGGGCGGTGAGCGACCAGTTGTCGCCGACGACGAGGAGTCGCTGGTGCGTCGCGTCGGAGTCGGCCTGCTCGGTGACGAGCCCCGTGGCGGTCACCAGCCGGAGGTTGAAATCGGCCGGTGCGGAAATCGAATCGGGGATCGCGCTCGGCGTGGGTGCGAACGGCCCGAGCGGTTTGATGGTGGTGCGTTCCCACACGATCTGCTGGCGGCCCGGACGCGCGACGCCGATGATTTCGAACTTCTCGCCGGAACGCAGCGGCAGGGGAATGCGGCCCGTATCCAGATAGCAACCGGCGCCGTCCCATTCGGCCCAGAGCACGTTCCATTCGGAGTCGTAGTAGTGGACGCCGATTTCCGCGTGGATCGGATATTCCCGATCGCCGGCCGTGCTGGTGAGTGTCCAGAACTCCGCACCGGTCGTGATCGTCGGCGGCGTCTCCTCGGCAGCCGGCAGG is part of the Opitutus terrae PB90-1 genome and harbors:
- a CDS encoding sensor histidine kinase; this encodes MNDADATHDLSATPPRAGASAAPATRNPQSPGVRRRAELARLIAKTLAFALAFALFVPRLPAAEETPPTITTGAEFWTLTSTAGDREYPIHAEIGVHYYDSEWNVLWAEWDGAGCYLDTGRIPLPLRSGEKFEIIGVARPGRQQIVWERTTIKPLGPFAPTPSAIPDSISAPADFNLRLVTATGLVTEQADSDATHQRLLVVGDNWSLTAHVHVDASQPIPQWRGAYVRMRGVFAAKFDTAQKQPFIEMWIVSPSHIELQSWLDDDYRFTLTRTNIEALGRVPRDQLVRIAGTVRAQEPGQSLTVRDETGQVRLFTRQPNVLPTGAEVEAIGYPDVVGVEPRLLRSVVRPRAATVNEPLSPGLRAVKARLRMTEQVRQLAPAEAARGYPAELQGVVTWIDPSGSWFFLQDATGGVRVQLPPDSSIERPKLAMGVVVTGATQSGDYAPVIAAERWTTGLGQTLPTPERVTFEQALAGTKYGEWIELRGYVRSVEEPRDGLAQVELTTPGGELVAHVPALPPDHGLVGALVDLRAVCDVVVNDRRQLVGARLWVPGQEFIEVREPAPADLFATPKQPIGSLLQIGSAGQLHRRVQVSGVVALHRPGVLLYLEEGDDHLLVLSRQRDPLQPGDRVNVVGFPGHEGMRLIMRDAVYHRTGTGPAPATHAVALTELDPPNPALDGTSVSVRGRLLDQAATPENTKLQLQRGRTLFEAAWSGPSDRPLELGSLLELTGVYRVLLDEYRQPHAIRLELQSPADVQVLERPPWWTASRVLWIVALLLGIVATALVSLALLARKNSQLHRAETALQRANSDLEARVAARTQDLRLEIGERQRSEEVLAEERKLLRTLIDNLPVYLYVKNALGKFVVSNAPHARLLGVDDGLAVVGRTDFDIYPREIAERYAEDDQRVLQTGEPLILHEEPSSINGHPCWLATTKVPLRDRRGQIVGLIGISQDITERKEVEAEREELNNQLLTISRKAGMAEVATGVLHNVGNVLNSVNVSASMAADHVRRSKAVNLARIVDLLQEHSGNLSEFLTSDARGRKIPAYLGALSGELVTEQQKIVEELELVRRNIDHIKEIVTMQQNYARISGVTEEIDLIPLVEDALRMSQNAFQRYGIAAVRDFCARPVLVSDRHRLMQVLLNLINNAKDACRDTKQAERQITIRITEDDARIRVAVIDNGVGIATENRTRIFSHGFTTKKEGHGFGLHSSALAAKELGGSLEAHSEGVGQGAMFTLELPLTIGSTAARQSTS